The following are encoded in a window of Echeneis naucrates chromosome 19, fEcheNa1.1, whole genome shotgun sequence genomic DNA:
- the LOC115060568 gene encoding ATP-dependent RNA helicase DHX8-like isoform X1, protein MSAVDEIKRLEYLSLVSKVCTELENHLGISEKDLAEFVIDLAEKHPIFEEFKAVLTQNGADFTDTLIGNLLRLIQTMRPSASTSKGTTSVPEVKSKPEKDKLKERYPALCKPDDPVWMIPDKDDEQVAAAAMRELEMLMPNVCGSDNRSFKGGFIQIGEKSVSHCQRKILVHSRDADREGGRKRSRSRSRSRERNGETNHKRRRKRPSRWSDRPPSPGRGNDENSGNKEEVRSRDRPVDRPPPEEPAVGDIYSGKISSIMQFGCFVQLEGLRKRWEGLVHISELRKEGRIANVADVVSKGQKVKVKVLSFTGTKASLSMKDVDQETGEDLNPNRRRNLGFGAADEIMRNPDHPAEVNILEMDENPTEYKRLTKITDLEKWEVKQMIAANVLPKEEFPEFDEETGILPKIDDDEDEDIEIDLVEDEPPFLRGQTKWTMNLSPVKIVKNPDGSLSQAAMMQSALAKERRELKQAARAAEMDCIPTGLHKNWIDPMPDYEGRQIAANMRGIGALPIDLPEWKRYALGGNQVSYGKKTELSILQQRESLPIFKLKEQLVQAVHDNQILIVVGETGSGKTTQITQYLAEAGYTSRGKIGCTQPRRVAAMSVAKRVSEEYGCRLGQEVGYTIRFEDCTSTETVIKYMTHGMLQRECLLDSDMSQYSLIMLDEAHERTIHTDVLFGLLKKTIQKRKDMKLIVSSATLDAVKFSQYFFEAPIFTIPGRTFPVEVLYTKEPETDYLDASLITVMQIHLTEPPGDILVFLTGQEEIDTACEILYERMKSLGPDVPELIILPVYSALPSEMQTRIFDPAPPGSRKVIIATNIAETSLTIDGIYYVVDPGFVKQIVYNSKTGIDQLVVTPISQAQAKQRSGRAGRTGPGKCYRLYTERAYRDEMLTTNVPEIQRTNLASTVLSLKAMGINDLLSFDFMDAPPMETLITAMEQLYTLGALDDEGLLTRLGRRMAEFPLEPMLCKMLIMSVHLGCSEEMLTIVSMLSVQNIFYRPKDKQAQADQRKTKFFQPEGDHLTLLAVYNSWKNNKFSNPWCFENFIQARSLKRAQDIRKQMLSIMDRHKLDVVSCGKSTVRVQKAICSGFFRNAARKHPQDGYRTLIDQQVVYLHPSSTLFNRQPEWLVYHELVLTTKEYMREVTTIDPRWLVEFAPAFFKVGDPTRLSKQKRMQKLEPLYSRYEEPNAWRISRAFRRR, encoded by the exons atgtcTGCTGTAGACGAAATAAAACGTCTTGAATATTTATCTCTAGTGTCAAAGGTGTGCACGGAGCTGGAGAACCATCTGGGGATAAGCGAGAAAGATTTAG CTGAATTTGTCATCGACCTCGCCGAAAAACACCCAATATTTGAAGAATTTAAAGCTGTTCTGACACAAAATGGAGCCGATTTCACA gatACCCTTATTGGTAATTTACTCAGACTTATTCAGACAATGCGGCCCTCAGCATCTACAAGTAAAGGTACTacttctgtt CCAGAGGTCAAGTCAAAGCCTGAGAAGGACAAGCTGAAAGAGAGATACCCAGCTCTGTGTAAACCAGATGATCCTGTGTGGATg atTCCAGACAAAGACGATGAGCAGGtcgcagcagcagccatgagGGAGCTGGAGATGCTTATGCCCAATGTTTGTGGCTCGGATAACAGGTCATTTAAAGGGGGGTTCATTCaaattggggaaaaaagtgtCTCCCACTGTCAAAGGAAAATACTTGTACaca GTCGAGATGCCGACAGAGAGGGCGGCCGTAAGCGAAGTCGGTCTCGCTCCAGATCAAGAGAACGCAATGGAGAAACGAACCACAAGCGCAGAAGGAAACGACCGTCTCGCTGGAGTGACCGCCCACCGAGCCCGGGCAGAGGCAATGACGAGAACAGTGGCAACAAGGAGGAGGTCCGCTCACGTGATAGGCCTGTGGATCGGCCCCCGCCAGAAGAGCCTGCTGTGGGAGACATCTACAGTGGAAAAATCAGCAGCATTATGcagtttggttgttttgtgCAGCTTGAGGGCCTCAG AAAACGCTGGGAAGGTCTGGTGCACATCTCAGAGTTGCGCAAAGAAGGACGAATCGCAAATGTGGCTGATGTGGTTTCTAAAGGCCAGAAGGTGAAGGTCAAAGTGCTCTCATTCACTGGAACCAAAGCCAGCCTTAGCATGAAG GACGTAGACCAGGAGACAGGGGAGGACCTGAACCCCAACCGAAGAAGAAACCTTGGTTTTGGAGCTGCAGATGAAATCATGAGAAACCCCGACCACCCCGCTGAAGTCAACATCCTGGAAATGGACGAAAACCCAACAGAGTACAAAAGGCTCACAAAGATAACTGACCTAGAAAAGTGGGAAGTCAAACAG ATGATTGCAGCAAACGTTCTTCCAAAAGAAGAGTTTCCAGAGTTTGATGAGGAAACTGGAATCCTTCCTAAaatagatgatgatgaag ATGAAGACATAGAGATTGATCTCGTTGAAGATGAACCACCATTCTTGAGGGGACAGACCAAATGGACCATGAACTTGAGCCCAGTCAAAATAGTGAAG AATCCGGACGGTTCCCTCTCCCAGGCAGCCATGATGCAGAGCGCACTGGccaaggagaggagggagctgAAGCAGGCGGCTCGTGCAGCAGAGATGGACTGCATCCCCACTGGTCTCCACAAGAACTGGATAGACCCAATGCCTGATT ATGAAGGAAGACAGATTGCTGCCAACATGAGAGGTATCGGTGCATTGCCTATTGATCTTCCAGAGTGGAAAAGATACGCCTTAGGAGGGAACCAGGTCTCTTATGGCAAGAAGACAGAACTCTCCATCCTGCAGCAAAGAGAGAGCTTGCCTATTTTCAAGCTTAAAGAACAGCTTGTTCAG GCTGTCCATGACAATCAGATCTTGATTGTAGTTGGAGAAACCGGGTCAGGGAAGACCACACAGATCACCCAGTACCTGGCAGAGGCAGGCTACACCTCCCGGGGAAAGATTGGCTGCACACAGCCCCGTCGTGTAGCCGCCATGTCAGTGGCCAAGAGAGTCTCTGAAGAGTACGGATGCCGGCTAGGCCAAGAG GTGGGTTACACAATTCGTTTTGAGGACTGCACCAGTACGGAGACAGTAATCAAATACATGACACATGGCATGCTGCAGAGGGAGTGCCTGTTGGATTCAGACATGAGCCAGTATTCCCTCATTATGCTGGACGAGGCCCACGAGAGAACAATCCACACCGACGTCTTATTCGGCCTGCTCAAGAAG ACAATACAGAAGCGCAAAGACATGAAGCTGATCGTGTCGTCTGCCACACTGGACGCTGTCAAGTTCTCCCAGTATTTCTTTGAAGCTCCCATCTTCACCATCCCAGGAAGGACCTTCCCGGTGGAGGTTCTTTACACCAAAGAGCCTGAGACGGACTACCTGGATGCCAGTCTCATCACTGTCATGCAGATCCATCTGACTGAACCTCCAG GTGACATCCTGGTCTTCCTGACTGGACAGGAAGAGATCGACACGGCCTGTGAGATCCTGTATGAGCGGATGAAGTCACTGGGGCCCGATGTTCCTGAGCTCATTATTCTGCCGGTTTATTCTGCTCTGCCCAGTGAGATGCAGACCAGGATCTTTGATCCTGCACCTCCAGGCAGCAGAAAG GTTATCATCGCCACAAACATCGCAGAGACGTCTCTCACTATTGATGGAATCTACTATGTGGTGGATCCTGGTTTTGTGAAGCAGATCGTTTATAACTCCAAGACCGGCATTGACCAGCTTGTGGTGACTCCCATATCACAG GCCCAGGCCAAGCAGAGGTCAGGCCGAGCCGGCAGAACAGGCCCGGGGAAGTGTTACAGGCTCTACACTGAGAGAGCCTACAGAGATGAGATGTTGACCACCAATGTGCCTGAGATCCAGAGAACTAACTTGGCCAGCACTGTGCTGTCTCTTAAA GCTATGGGCATCAATGACCTCCTGTCCTTTGACTTCATGGACGCCCCTCCCATGGAGACTCTGATCACAGCCATGGAGCAGCTCTACACTCTGGGAGCTCTGGATGATGAGGGCTTACTCACCCGACTGGGAAGAAGG ATGGCAGAGTTCCCTTTGGAGCCGATGTTGTGTAAGATGTTGATAATGTCCGTTCATCTGGGCTGCAGTGAGGAGATGCTCACCATCGTCTCCATGCTGTCTGTTCAGAACATCTTTTATAGACCAAAG GACAAACAGGCCCAGGCTGACCAGAGGAAGACAAAGTTTTTCCAGCCTGAAGGAGACCACCTTACACTGCTGGCAGTCTACAACTCCTGGAAGAACAACAAGTTCTCCAACCCCTGGTGTTTTGAGAACTTCATTCAGGCCCGCTCCTTAAAAAGAGCTCAGGATATCCGCAAACAGATGCTCAGTATCATGGACAG GCACAAGCTGGACGTGGTGTCTTGTGGAAAAAGCACAGTGCGGGTCCAGAAAGCTATTTGCAGCGGATTCTTCAGGAACGCAGCCAGGAAGCATCCTCAGGACGGGTACCGTACCCTGATTGACCAGCAGGTGGTGTACCTCCACCCCTCCAGCACCCTGTTCAACAGACAACCAGAGTG GCTCGTCTACCACGAGTTGGTGTTGACCACCAAAGAGTACATGCGGGAGGTGACCACCATCGACCCTCGCTGGCTGGTAGAGTTCGCCCCGGCATTCTTCAAAGTTGGCGACCCCACACGCCTCAGCAAGCAGAAGAGGATGCAGAAACTGGAACCTCTCTACAGCCGCTACGAGGAGCCCAACGCGTGGAGGATCTCCCGTGCCTTCAGGCGACGCTGA
- the LOC115060568 gene encoding ATP-dependent RNA helicase DHX8-like isoform X6 gives MSAVDEIKRLEYLSLVSKVCTELENHLGISEKDLAEFVIDLAEKHPIFEEFKAVLTQNGADFTDTLIGNLLRLIQTMRPSASTSKGTTSPEKDKLKERYPALCKPDDPVWMIPDKDDEQVAAAAMRELEMLMPNVCGSDNRGRDADREGGRKRSRSRSRSRERNGETNHKRRRKRPSRWSDRPPSPGRGNDENSGNKEEVRSRDRPVDRPPPEEPAVGDIYSGKISSIMQFGCFVQLEGLRKRWEGLVHISELRKEGRIANVADVVSKGQKVKVKVLSFTGTKASLSMKDVDQETGEDLNPNRRRNLGFGAADEIMRNPDHPAEVNILEMDENPTEYKRLTKITDLEKWEVKQMIAANVLPKEEFPEFDEETGILPKIDDDEDEDIEIDLVEDEPPFLRGQTKWTMNLSPVKIVKNPDGSLSQAAMMQSALAKERRELKQAARAAEMDCIPTGLHKNWIDPMPDYEGRQIAANMRGIGALPIDLPEWKRYALGGNQVSYGKKTELSILQQRESLPIFKLKEQLVQAVHDNQILIVVGETGSGKTTQITQYLAEAGYTSRGKIGCTQPRRVAAMSVAKRVSEEYGCRLGQEVGYTIRFEDCTSTETVIKYMTHGMLQRECLLDSDMSQYSLIMLDEAHERTIHTDVLFGLLKKTIQKRKDMKLIVSSATLDAVKFSQYFFEAPIFTIPGRTFPVEVLYTKEPETDYLDASLITVMQIHLTEPPGDILVFLTGQEEIDTACEILYERMKSLGPDVPELIILPVYSALPSEMQTRIFDPAPPGSRKVIIATNIAETSLTIDGIYYVVDPGFVKQIVYNSKTGIDQLVVTPISQAQAKQRSGRAGRTGPGKCYRLYTERAYRDEMLTTNVPEIQRTNLASTVLSLKAMGINDLLSFDFMDAPPMETLITAMEQLYTLGALDDEGLLTRLGRRMAEFPLEPMLCKMLIMSVHLGCSEEMLTIVSMLSVQNIFYRPKDKQAQADQRKTKFFQPEGDHLTLLAVYNSWKNNKFSNPWCFENFIQARSLKRAQDIRKQMLSIMDRHKLDVVSCGKSTVRVQKAICSGFFRNAARKHPQDGYRTLIDQQVVYLHPSSTLFNRQPEWLVYHELVLTTKEYMREVTTIDPRWLVEFAPAFFKVGDPTRLSKQKRMQKLEPLYSRYEEPNAWRISRAFRRR, from the exons atgtcTGCTGTAGACGAAATAAAACGTCTTGAATATTTATCTCTAGTGTCAAAGGTGTGCACGGAGCTGGAGAACCATCTGGGGATAAGCGAGAAAGATTTAG CTGAATTTGTCATCGACCTCGCCGAAAAACACCCAATATTTGAAGAATTTAAAGCTGTTCTGACACAAAATGGAGCCGATTTCACA gatACCCTTATTGGTAATTTACTCAGACTTATTCAGACAATGCGGCCCTCAGCATCTACAAGTAAAGGTACTacttct CCTGAGAAGGACAAGCTGAAAGAGAGATACCCAGCTCTGTGTAAACCAGATGATCCTGTGTGGATg atTCCAGACAAAGACGATGAGCAGGtcgcagcagcagccatgagGGAGCTGGAGATGCTTATGCCCAATGTTTGTGGCTCGGATAACAG AGGTCGAGATGCCGACAGAGAGGGCGGCCGTAAGCGAAGTCGGTCTCGCTCCAGATCAAGAGAACGCAATGGAGAAACGAACCACAAGCGCAGAAGGAAACGACCGTCTCGCTGGAGTGACCGCCCACCGAGCCCGGGCAGAGGCAATGACGAGAACAGTGGCAACAAGGAGGAGGTCCGCTCACGTGATAGGCCTGTGGATCGGCCCCCGCCAGAAGAGCCTGCTGTGGGAGACATCTACAGTGGAAAAATCAGCAGCATTATGcagtttggttgttttgtgCAGCTTGAGGGCCTCAG AAAACGCTGGGAAGGTCTGGTGCACATCTCAGAGTTGCGCAAAGAAGGACGAATCGCAAATGTGGCTGATGTGGTTTCTAAAGGCCAGAAGGTGAAGGTCAAAGTGCTCTCATTCACTGGAACCAAAGCCAGCCTTAGCATGAAG GACGTAGACCAGGAGACAGGGGAGGACCTGAACCCCAACCGAAGAAGAAACCTTGGTTTTGGAGCTGCAGATGAAATCATGAGAAACCCCGACCACCCCGCTGAAGTCAACATCCTGGAAATGGACGAAAACCCAACAGAGTACAAAAGGCTCACAAAGATAACTGACCTAGAAAAGTGGGAAGTCAAACAG ATGATTGCAGCAAACGTTCTTCCAAAAGAAGAGTTTCCAGAGTTTGATGAGGAAACTGGAATCCTTCCTAAaatagatgatgatgaag ATGAAGACATAGAGATTGATCTCGTTGAAGATGAACCACCATTCTTGAGGGGACAGACCAAATGGACCATGAACTTGAGCCCAGTCAAAATAGTGAAG AATCCGGACGGTTCCCTCTCCCAGGCAGCCATGATGCAGAGCGCACTGGccaaggagaggagggagctgAAGCAGGCGGCTCGTGCAGCAGAGATGGACTGCATCCCCACTGGTCTCCACAAGAACTGGATAGACCCAATGCCTGATT ATGAAGGAAGACAGATTGCTGCCAACATGAGAGGTATCGGTGCATTGCCTATTGATCTTCCAGAGTGGAAAAGATACGCCTTAGGAGGGAACCAGGTCTCTTATGGCAAGAAGACAGAACTCTCCATCCTGCAGCAAAGAGAGAGCTTGCCTATTTTCAAGCTTAAAGAACAGCTTGTTCAG GCTGTCCATGACAATCAGATCTTGATTGTAGTTGGAGAAACCGGGTCAGGGAAGACCACACAGATCACCCAGTACCTGGCAGAGGCAGGCTACACCTCCCGGGGAAAGATTGGCTGCACACAGCCCCGTCGTGTAGCCGCCATGTCAGTGGCCAAGAGAGTCTCTGAAGAGTACGGATGCCGGCTAGGCCAAGAG GTGGGTTACACAATTCGTTTTGAGGACTGCACCAGTACGGAGACAGTAATCAAATACATGACACATGGCATGCTGCAGAGGGAGTGCCTGTTGGATTCAGACATGAGCCAGTATTCCCTCATTATGCTGGACGAGGCCCACGAGAGAACAATCCACACCGACGTCTTATTCGGCCTGCTCAAGAAG ACAATACAGAAGCGCAAAGACATGAAGCTGATCGTGTCGTCTGCCACACTGGACGCTGTCAAGTTCTCCCAGTATTTCTTTGAAGCTCCCATCTTCACCATCCCAGGAAGGACCTTCCCGGTGGAGGTTCTTTACACCAAAGAGCCTGAGACGGACTACCTGGATGCCAGTCTCATCACTGTCATGCAGATCCATCTGACTGAACCTCCAG GTGACATCCTGGTCTTCCTGACTGGACAGGAAGAGATCGACACGGCCTGTGAGATCCTGTATGAGCGGATGAAGTCACTGGGGCCCGATGTTCCTGAGCTCATTATTCTGCCGGTTTATTCTGCTCTGCCCAGTGAGATGCAGACCAGGATCTTTGATCCTGCACCTCCAGGCAGCAGAAAG GTTATCATCGCCACAAACATCGCAGAGACGTCTCTCACTATTGATGGAATCTACTATGTGGTGGATCCTGGTTTTGTGAAGCAGATCGTTTATAACTCCAAGACCGGCATTGACCAGCTTGTGGTGACTCCCATATCACAG GCCCAGGCCAAGCAGAGGTCAGGCCGAGCCGGCAGAACAGGCCCGGGGAAGTGTTACAGGCTCTACACTGAGAGAGCCTACAGAGATGAGATGTTGACCACCAATGTGCCTGAGATCCAGAGAACTAACTTGGCCAGCACTGTGCTGTCTCTTAAA GCTATGGGCATCAATGACCTCCTGTCCTTTGACTTCATGGACGCCCCTCCCATGGAGACTCTGATCACAGCCATGGAGCAGCTCTACACTCTGGGAGCTCTGGATGATGAGGGCTTACTCACCCGACTGGGAAGAAGG ATGGCAGAGTTCCCTTTGGAGCCGATGTTGTGTAAGATGTTGATAATGTCCGTTCATCTGGGCTGCAGTGAGGAGATGCTCACCATCGTCTCCATGCTGTCTGTTCAGAACATCTTTTATAGACCAAAG GACAAACAGGCCCAGGCTGACCAGAGGAAGACAAAGTTTTTCCAGCCTGAAGGAGACCACCTTACACTGCTGGCAGTCTACAACTCCTGGAAGAACAACAAGTTCTCCAACCCCTGGTGTTTTGAGAACTTCATTCAGGCCCGCTCCTTAAAAAGAGCTCAGGATATCCGCAAACAGATGCTCAGTATCATGGACAG GCACAAGCTGGACGTGGTGTCTTGTGGAAAAAGCACAGTGCGGGTCCAGAAAGCTATTTGCAGCGGATTCTTCAGGAACGCAGCCAGGAAGCATCCTCAGGACGGGTACCGTACCCTGATTGACCAGCAGGTGGTGTACCTCCACCCCTCCAGCACCCTGTTCAACAGACAACCAGAGTG GCTCGTCTACCACGAGTTGGTGTTGACCACCAAAGAGTACATGCGGGAGGTGACCACCATCGACCCTCGCTGGCTGGTAGAGTTCGCCCCGGCATTCTTCAAAGTTGGCGACCCCACACGCCTCAGCAAGCAGAAGAGGATGCAGAAACTGGAACCTCTCTACAGCCGCTACGAGGAGCCCAACGCGTGGAGGATCTCCCGTGCCTTCAGGCGACGCTGA
- the LOC115060568 gene encoding ATP-dependent RNA helicase DHX8-like isoform X4: MSAVDEIKRLEYLSLVSKVCTELENHLGISEKDLAEFVIDLAEKHPIFEEFKAVLTQNGADFTDTLIGNLLRLIQTMRPSASTSKEVQPEVKSKPEKDKLKERYPALCKPDDPVWMIPDKDDEQVAAAAMRELEMLMPNVCGSDNRGRDADREGGRKRSRSRSRSRERNGETNHKRRRKRPSRWSDRPPSPGRGNDENSGNKEEVRSRDRPVDRPPPEEPAVGDIYSGKISSIMQFGCFVQLEGLRKRWEGLVHISELRKEGRIANVADVVSKGQKVKVKVLSFTGTKASLSMKDVDQETGEDLNPNRRRNLGFGAADEIMRNPDHPAEVNILEMDENPTEYKRLTKITDLEKWEVKQMIAANVLPKEEFPEFDEETGILPKIDDDEDEDIEIDLVEDEPPFLRGQTKWTMNLSPVKIVKNPDGSLSQAAMMQSALAKERRELKQAARAAEMDCIPTGLHKNWIDPMPDYEGRQIAANMRGIGALPIDLPEWKRYALGGNQVSYGKKTELSILQQRESLPIFKLKEQLVQAVHDNQILIVVGETGSGKTTQITQYLAEAGYTSRGKIGCTQPRRVAAMSVAKRVSEEYGCRLGQEVGYTIRFEDCTSTETVIKYMTHGMLQRECLLDSDMSQYSLIMLDEAHERTIHTDVLFGLLKKTIQKRKDMKLIVSSATLDAVKFSQYFFEAPIFTIPGRTFPVEVLYTKEPETDYLDASLITVMQIHLTEPPGDILVFLTGQEEIDTACEILYERMKSLGPDVPELIILPVYSALPSEMQTRIFDPAPPGSRKVIIATNIAETSLTIDGIYYVVDPGFVKQIVYNSKTGIDQLVVTPISQAQAKQRSGRAGRTGPGKCYRLYTERAYRDEMLTTNVPEIQRTNLASTVLSLKAMGINDLLSFDFMDAPPMETLITAMEQLYTLGALDDEGLLTRLGRRMAEFPLEPMLCKMLIMSVHLGCSEEMLTIVSMLSVQNIFYRPKDKQAQADQRKTKFFQPEGDHLTLLAVYNSWKNNKFSNPWCFENFIQARSLKRAQDIRKQMLSIMDRHKLDVVSCGKSTVRVQKAICSGFFRNAARKHPQDGYRTLIDQQVVYLHPSSTLFNRQPEWLVYHELVLTTKEYMREVTTIDPRWLVEFAPAFFKVGDPTRLSKQKRMQKLEPLYSRYEEPNAWRISRAFRRR; encoded by the exons atgtcTGCTGTAGACGAAATAAAACGTCTTGAATATTTATCTCTAGTGTCAAAGGTGTGCACGGAGCTGGAGAACCATCTGGGGATAAGCGAGAAAGATTTAG CTGAATTTGTCATCGACCTCGCCGAAAAACACCCAATATTTGAAGAATTTAAAGCTGTTCTGACACAAAATGGAGCCGATTTCACA gatACCCTTATTGGTAATTTACTCAGACTTATTCAGACAATGCGGCCCTCAGCATCTACAAGTAAAG AAGTTCAGCCAGAGGTCAAGTCAAAGCCTGAGAAGGACAAGCTGAAAGAGAGATACCCAGCTCTGTGTAAACCAGATGATCCTGTGTGGATg atTCCAGACAAAGACGATGAGCAGGtcgcagcagcagccatgagGGAGCTGGAGATGCTTATGCCCAATGTTTGTGGCTCGGATAACAG AGGTCGAGATGCCGACAGAGAGGGCGGCCGTAAGCGAAGTCGGTCTCGCTCCAGATCAAGAGAACGCAATGGAGAAACGAACCACAAGCGCAGAAGGAAACGACCGTCTCGCTGGAGTGACCGCCCACCGAGCCCGGGCAGAGGCAATGACGAGAACAGTGGCAACAAGGAGGAGGTCCGCTCACGTGATAGGCCTGTGGATCGGCCCCCGCCAGAAGAGCCTGCTGTGGGAGACATCTACAGTGGAAAAATCAGCAGCATTATGcagtttggttgttttgtgCAGCTTGAGGGCCTCAG AAAACGCTGGGAAGGTCTGGTGCACATCTCAGAGTTGCGCAAAGAAGGACGAATCGCAAATGTGGCTGATGTGGTTTCTAAAGGCCAGAAGGTGAAGGTCAAAGTGCTCTCATTCACTGGAACCAAAGCCAGCCTTAGCATGAAG GACGTAGACCAGGAGACAGGGGAGGACCTGAACCCCAACCGAAGAAGAAACCTTGGTTTTGGAGCTGCAGATGAAATCATGAGAAACCCCGACCACCCCGCTGAAGTCAACATCCTGGAAATGGACGAAAACCCAACAGAGTACAAAAGGCTCACAAAGATAACTGACCTAGAAAAGTGGGAAGTCAAACAG ATGATTGCAGCAAACGTTCTTCCAAAAGAAGAGTTTCCAGAGTTTGATGAGGAAACTGGAATCCTTCCTAAaatagatgatgatgaag ATGAAGACATAGAGATTGATCTCGTTGAAGATGAACCACCATTCTTGAGGGGACAGACCAAATGGACCATGAACTTGAGCCCAGTCAAAATAGTGAAG AATCCGGACGGTTCCCTCTCCCAGGCAGCCATGATGCAGAGCGCACTGGccaaggagaggagggagctgAAGCAGGCGGCTCGTGCAGCAGAGATGGACTGCATCCCCACTGGTCTCCACAAGAACTGGATAGACCCAATGCCTGATT ATGAAGGAAGACAGATTGCTGCCAACATGAGAGGTATCGGTGCATTGCCTATTGATCTTCCAGAGTGGAAAAGATACGCCTTAGGAGGGAACCAGGTCTCTTATGGCAAGAAGACAGAACTCTCCATCCTGCAGCAAAGAGAGAGCTTGCCTATTTTCAAGCTTAAAGAACAGCTTGTTCAG GCTGTCCATGACAATCAGATCTTGATTGTAGTTGGAGAAACCGGGTCAGGGAAGACCACACAGATCACCCAGTACCTGGCAGAGGCAGGCTACACCTCCCGGGGAAAGATTGGCTGCACACAGCCCCGTCGTGTAGCCGCCATGTCAGTGGCCAAGAGAGTCTCTGAAGAGTACGGATGCCGGCTAGGCCAAGAG GTGGGTTACACAATTCGTTTTGAGGACTGCACCAGTACGGAGACAGTAATCAAATACATGACACATGGCATGCTGCAGAGGGAGTGCCTGTTGGATTCAGACATGAGCCAGTATTCCCTCATTATGCTGGACGAGGCCCACGAGAGAACAATCCACACCGACGTCTTATTCGGCCTGCTCAAGAAG ACAATACAGAAGCGCAAAGACATGAAGCTGATCGTGTCGTCTGCCACACTGGACGCTGTCAAGTTCTCCCAGTATTTCTTTGAAGCTCCCATCTTCACCATCCCAGGAAGGACCTTCCCGGTGGAGGTTCTTTACACCAAAGAGCCTGAGACGGACTACCTGGATGCCAGTCTCATCACTGTCATGCAGATCCATCTGACTGAACCTCCAG GTGACATCCTGGTCTTCCTGACTGGACAGGAAGAGATCGACACGGCCTGTGAGATCCTGTATGAGCGGATGAAGTCACTGGGGCCCGATGTTCCTGAGCTCATTATTCTGCCGGTTTATTCTGCTCTGCCCAGTGAGATGCAGACCAGGATCTTTGATCCTGCACCTCCAGGCAGCAGAAAG GTTATCATCGCCACAAACATCGCAGAGACGTCTCTCACTATTGATGGAATCTACTATGTGGTGGATCCTGGTTTTGTGAAGCAGATCGTTTATAACTCCAAGACCGGCATTGACCAGCTTGTGGTGACTCCCATATCACAG GCCCAGGCCAAGCAGAGGTCAGGCCGAGCCGGCAGAACAGGCCCGGGGAAGTGTTACAGGCTCTACACTGAGAGAGCCTACAGAGATGAGATGTTGACCACCAATGTGCCTGAGATCCAGAGAACTAACTTGGCCAGCACTGTGCTGTCTCTTAAA GCTATGGGCATCAATGACCTCCTGTCCTTTGACTTCATGGACGCCCCTCCCATGGAGACTCTGATCACAGCCATGGAGCAGCTCTACACTCTGGGAGCTCTGGATGATGAGGGCTTACTCACCCGACTGGGAAGAAGG ATGGCAGAGTTCCCTTTGGAGCCGATGTTGTGTAAGATGTTGATAATGTCCGTTCATCTGGGCTGCAGTGAGGAGATGCTCACCATCGTCTCCATGCTGTCTGTTCAGAACATCTTTTATAGACCAAAG GACAAACAGGCCCAGGCTGACCAGAGGAAGACAAAGTTTTTCCAGCCTGAAGGAGACCACCTTACACTGCTGGCAGTCTACAACTCCTGGAAGAACAACAAGTTCTCCAACCCCTGGTGTTTTGAGAACTTCATTCAGGCCCGCTCCTTAAAAAGAGCTCAGGATATCCGCAAACAGATGCTCAGTATCATGGACAG GCACAAGCTGGACGTGGTGTCTTGTGGAAAAAGCACAGTGCGGGTCCAGAAAGCTATTTGCAGCGGATTCTTCAGGAACGCAGCCAGGAAGCATCCTCAGGACGGGTACCGTACCCTGATTGACCAGCAGGTGGTGTACCTCCACCCCTCCAGCACCCTGTTCAACAGACAACCAGAGTG GCTCGTCTACCACGAGTTGGTGTTGACCACCAAAGAGTACATGCGGGAGGTGACCACCATCGACCCTCGCTGGCTGGTAGAGTTCGCCCCGGCATTCTTCAAAGTTGGCGACCCCACACGCCTCAGCAAGCAGAAGAGGATGCAGAAACTGGAACCTCTCTACAGCCGCTACGAGGAGCCCAACGCGTGGAGGATCTCCCGTGCCTTCAGGCGACGCTGA